The DNA sequence ATAGAATCAGGTGTAGCCATTACCCTCAGCTTCAACCTCCAATAAATGGCAAGCGTTGATGAAATTCAAGAACTTGGCCTCCCTTACTGGAAAGAATTGATAGCCATGAACTTTCGAGGGGTGAATTACCTCGTTGAAATCACCCAACAACAGTCAAGGGTTAACCGAGCCCTCACGCAGCTGATGGAGATAAGGCCAAAGAAGCTCACATTGAGCAAGAGTTGGATGCGTATACACAGCATAACACATCCACGTAACAGGCGCCTCCATAATTCAAAAGGTGATGGCTTGATGAAAACTGTCAACTAGAGTGATATCAAAGTCACAGTTGATGAGACTGAGAACCCAAATCTCGCCTTGGTGGCCCATCATTTCTTGGATAAAGTTAGCTTCATAGCCCAACCTAGACCAGAATGCtgttagatattaattagaaaaataataataacaagttttatgagtcttaaattgtggaagatgaaagttgtaaggttgtgagttacaaagtcttgaataagcaattatgtgagcatttagtattcttgaataagcaaattatgtgagtggtcactctattttagtataaataggggatcatactcttgtattttgtgtggcaaatgaaaaaaaatcttcttcttccaaCAAAGTGGCATCAGAGCTtgagttctagagtgttgagagAGAAACACTTTGTGAGTTGAGAGATAAACACTTTGTGAGTTGAGAGATGGCAAGCAATGGCTTGAGTATGTTTCAATTCCCTCGTCTTACCaaagaaaattatgataattggtGTCATCGCATGAAAGCCTTGTTAGGTTCtcaagatgcatgggagattgtAGAGAAAGGTTATACCCAACCTCAAAATGAGGCTATTTTGTCACCAAATGAGAAGGAGACTTTGTTGAAGTCAAAGAAGAAGGATCAACAAGCActtactttcattcatcaaggtTTGGATGAAGCTATGTTCGAGTTGGTGTCAAATGCAACCACATCCAAAGAAGCATGGGAGATTTTGAAAACCTCCCTTGAAGGTGtagataaggtaaaaaaggtGCGCCTACAAACTCTACGTAGAGAGTTTGAATCATTGCATATGAAGGAATCCGAATCTATCTCAGATTTTGGCAACAAGGTGTTGGCTATTGTGAACCAAATGAAGCGTTATGGAGAAAATATGGAAGATGTTCGTGTGGTGGAAAAGATCCTTCGCTCCTTAATCGCTAAATTTGATTATGTGGTTTGTGCTATTGAAGAGTCTAAGGATTTAGACTCAATGACCATAGATCAATTGATGGGTTCTCTTCAAGCCTATGAAGAAAGGTTCAATAGAATACATGATGAGCCATTGGAGCAAGTCCTCAAAGCCAAAGcttctttgaaagaaaatggaggagaaaGTAGTCAAAAAGCACGTGGACGTGGAAGAGGACGTGGTCGTGGACGTGGTCATGGCcaaggaagaggaggaagaggagatcGTGATAATTTTGACAATAATGAATGGAGGAGCCATCAATCCACTAGAAGTcatggaagaggaagaggaagaggtagAAACAATTATGAAAAAGCATATGAAAGGAGGTATGATAAATCTAatgttgaatgttttaattgtcATAAATATGGCCATTACTCTTGGGAGTGTAGAACAAATGTTGAAGAGAAGGtcaatcttgttgatgataaagaagATAAAGAAGTTGAAGAGTCAACACTACTACTATCACTTAATAATGGTGAGAAGGAAGACAAATATTTATGGTATCTTGACAATGGAGCAAGCAATCACATGTGTGGATGCAAAGAGAAATTTGTGGAACTTGATGAGAAGGTGAAAGGAAATGTTTCTTTTGGAGATTCTTCTAAGGTGCAAATCCAAGGAAAAtgtaccattttaatttctttaaaagatggTGCTCACAAATTAATCACGGATGTTTACTATGTTCCTAAACTAAAAAGCAATATTTTGAGTTTGGGACAACTTGTTGAAAAGGGGTATGAAATTCATATGAAAGATTGTTGTTTATGGCTTCGAGATCAAAATTCTAATTTGATTGCCAAGGTGTTTATGTCAAGAAATAGAATGTTCACTTTGAACATTAAAACCAATGAAGCAAAATGTTTGAAGGCTAGCATAAAAGATGAATCATGGTGTTGGCATATGAGATTTGGGCACTTGAATTTTGGAGCACTAAAATCCTTAGGAGAGGAGAAGATGGTGAAAGGGATGCCTCATATCAACCATCCTAATCAATTGTGTGAAGCATGTCTCCTTGGAAAGCATGCAAGAAGGAGTTTTCCAAAAGAAGCTAATTCAAGAGCAAATGAGCCTCTCCAACTTGTTTACACCGATGTGTGTGGCCCAATCAATCCTCCTTCATGtggtaacaataaatatttcttgctttttattgatgattatagtAGAAAGACTTGGGTTTATTTTCTAAAGCAAAAATCTGAGGCATTTGtagcttttaaaaattttaaagctcTTGTGGAAAAGGAGAGTGGTTATGTAATCAAAGCTCTAAGATCCGATAGAGGTGGCGAATTCACAtcaaaagaatttaatgaattttgtgaaaaatatgggATTCGTCGCCCTCTAACGGTTCCTAGATCTCCACGACAAAATGGGGTAgcggagagaaaaaatagaactaTTCTTAATATGACTAGATGTATGTTGAAGGCTAAAAATATGCCAAAGGAATTTTGGGCCGAAGCTGTTGCATGTGCCGTTTATTTGTCCAATCGCTCCCCAACAAAGGatgtcaaagatcaaacaccacaagaagcatggagtggaGTGAAGCCAAGAGTTGATCACTTGAGAGTATTTGGGAGCATTGCATATGCTCATGTACTCGACCAAGGAAGATTCAAGCTTGATGATCGGAGTAAGAAACATGTGTTCATTGGCTATGATGCAAGCTCAAAAGGCTACAAATTGTACAATCCAAACGATGGAAAGACAATTGTGAGCCGagatgtcgagttctatgaaGAAGGCACATGGAATTGGGAGGAGAAAGAAGacacttattattttttcccgTACTTTGAAGAAATAGATGAAGAAGCCTTGACTCCAAATGATTCAACTCCAGCACTTTCACCAACTCCTTCAACCAATGAAGCCTTATCATCTTCCGAAGGGAGTTCAAGTGAAAGACCAAGAAGAATGAGAAATATTCAAGAATTATATGATGAAACTGAAGttataaatgatttgttttgtctttttgttgACAGTGAACCCTTAAACTTTGATGAAGCAATGAAAGACAAAAGGTGGAGGCATGCCatggaagaagaaatcaaagccATTGAGAAGAACAACACTTGGGAGTTATCAAGCCTTCCCAAAGGTCATGAAGCAATTGGAGTCAAATGGGTGTtcaaaatcaagaagaatgCAAAAGGAGAGGTTGAGAGACACAAAGCAAGACTTGTAGCTAAAGGTTATAAGCAACAATATGGAGTTGATTATGATGAAGTGTTTGCACCGGTTGCCCGCATGGAAACCATTCGTCTTCTTATTTCCTTGGCAGCTCAAATGAAGTGGAGAATTTTTCAGCTTGATGTAAAATCGGCATTTCTAAATGGCtatcttgaagaagatgtctatgTTGAACAACTAATGGGTTTTGTCATCGAAGGTCAAGAAGGAAAagtcttgaaattgaacaaggcGTTGTATGGTCTAAAGCAAGCACCGAGGGCATGGAATACTCGCATTGACAAGTACTTCCAAGACAATGGATTTGTTCATTGTCAAAATGAGTATGCTCTTTATGTTACAACTTTTAATAATGGTgatgtcttatttatttatctttatgtggATGACCTTATCTTTACCGGCAATaacccaaatttgtttgaagACTTCAAGGAGTCCATGTCTCGTGAATTTGATATGACAGATATGGGACTCATGTCATATTACTTGGGAATGGAAGTGAAGCAAACATAGAATGGTATCTTTGTCTCACAAGAAAGTTACACAAAAGAAGTgttgaagaaatttaatatgCTTGATTGCAATCCCGTGAACACACCTATGGAAGGTGGCTTGAAGTTATCAAAGTTTGATGAAGGAGAAAAGGTAGACTCCACGGTCTTCAAGAGTCTTGTGGGGAGTTTAAGGTATCTAACCAATACAAGGCCCGATATTCTATATGCGGTGGGAGTTGTGTGTCGCTTTACGGAGGCTCCTACCTCTCCTCATCTAAAAGCCGCAAAAAGAATTCTTCGTTACTTGAAAGGtacaattgattttggattgttTTATTCTCCCTCCAATAACTATAAGCTTGTGGGATTTTGTGATAGTGATTTTGCCGGAGATGttgatgatagaaaaagtactaccggatttgtattttttatgggtGATTGTGTTTTTACATGGAGTTCTAAGAAGCAAGGCATTGTAACACTTTCTACTTGTGAAGCCGAGTATGTAGCTGCAACTTCTTGCACATGTCATGCCATTTGGCTAAGAAGATTGTTGGAGGAACTTCAGTTGTTGCAAAAGGAAAGCACAAAGATCTATGTTGATAATAGATCTGCACAAGAGCTTGCAAAGAATCCGGTGTTCCATGAACGAAGTAAGCATATAGATACAAGGTATCATTTCATTAGAGAGTGCATTACAAAGAAAGAAGTAGAATTGACTCATGTGAAAACTCAAGATCAAGTTGCAGATATTTTCACCAAGCCTCTCAAATTTGAAGATTTTCAAAGATTGCGAGCAAGACTTGGTGTGAAGAATTTTTCAATTAAGGGAGGAtgttagatattaattagaaaaataataataacaagttttatgagccttaaattgtggaagatgaaagttgtaaggttgtgagttacaaagtcttgaataagcaattatgtgagcatttagtattcttgaataagcaaattatgtgagtggtcactctattttagtataaataggggatcatactcttgtattttgtgtggcaaatgaaataaaatcttcttcttcttccaacaaATGCTTTCACTTTCTCAAAGAGGCAATGGGTTTCATAAACACAAATAACGCTTGGACGATGTTGACAGATGATACCCTTCGTACAACGATAACCTTGAGCACTAACAGCTCCCTTAACATTCCATGATAATAAACAAATACTGGACTTATCCATGGACACGAGTAGGGGGTTGAGGGCTATCACCCTCATTGTCGAGGTCTTGGGTCAACCTCAGAAGCATCAATCATTTCACTTGGGTGATCCCTATTGGGAACCAGAGCAACCTGGTCAATAGCCATGTCATTTTCTTTGGTGGCAGAACTTGTAGAACCCACTTTGGGAAACTTAAGCATCTTAGCCCTAGGTTCCATTTTCTAGGATAGGCGAAAGGGTTCTGTGCTAGTCTGAAGAGTTGTGGCTGCTACTCCTTTACCCTTGGTGGAGCCGTTAATGAAATTTCCTTTAGCGGGGGTTAAGGGAGTGTTCGAATGTGGTTCCTTGATGATAACAACAATATTATCCTTCCTTGGTCATTTTCGCTCAGGCTCCTTCGCATAATTATTGTGTTTTTAACAAAGTCAATAACTGCCAATGATGAGAGGACCCTATCCCATTTGACTATCCCTTGATTGGTTGAAATTGGGTTCTTGCCATTGCCTTTCTTTTTACATTAAATTGTTAACCACTCACCATGCATATCTACATTGATAGGATTTGATCTCGCAAAATCCGTATGAGATACAAAAGTGGTTGTTTTTGGCTTCTGCCACCGCCAGCCTTGCATTAGAGTTTGCAGCCATCGTCTCCACTTGAGGTTTGTGAGTGCACTCCCTACTCCGATGACCATAATGGCCATAGGAGGTGCAAACTCTCGTACTCAACATAGTACTAGTGCCCCTCCTGATATTTATCCTGCCAACTACCGATTTGTTAAGGTTAACCTCAACGTAGACCCTGGCAAAACGTCTATATTCCGCATTCAAGGTATTCAGGTCCACCTTAATGGGTTTGCCAAACACTAAAGCCAAACCCATCAAAAAACTCTCATCATAGTACACCATGTTTAAGCTCAGAAAACGAACCCATACAAGCATGCTATCGATGGTGTGTACCTCCGTAATGAACTCCGACAATCATGTCTTCACGATTAAGTAATGGTTGAACAACAACCACAGACCACCACTCATGGCTATCTTCCATTGAGTCAAACTTCACCATAAAGTATCCATGCCCTACGTCTCATAGGTCAAAGTCTTGTTACTGATAGTAATTTtgggtcatatatatatatatatatatatatatatatatatatatatattacataattgaatgagttagggtcattattttattagccaaaatattaaagtggtctaattaatataaaattatggatAAGGGTATATATGTTATGAAAGGCTAATTGTGTAGATACCAttagtgatattataatttgatgagggacaaaattataattatcaaatttggggTAACCGATGGCAGTTACCAATACAAGAGGTTATGATTCTCATTTGTAGAGAGAAGTGACAAGAACGTACAAATTATCCCCAtcagaagagaaaaaatcaaagaagaacaTAAATCTCTCTACATTTGGAAGATCATAAAACCAATCTTGATCTTCATCAACCTTTCATCATCTCATTATGGCTAATGTAGGTATGCTTTCGCATCATGATTGTGAGTATATTTCTCTTTACATGGATAGAAAGCATGTTAGGATTGATGATCGACTGTTAGAATCAAATTaggttgattgattgaatccctacaaattggtatcagagccacccatacttgattcatgtaagattttggaaattttatttattcaggCTGCTGGCATATTCTAAATTTTAAGatgaatttagatattttacatATTGTTGCTTGATCTTACCTTTTACTAAAGTGTAACTTCCAACAATATTTAAATGCACCGATCATTTAAAGGTTACAATGcaccattaatatatatatatatatatatatatatatatatatatatatatatatatatatttatatatatatatataactttgtgTTTATTCTTACTTTTAGAGGTCGctgcagtaaattaaaataacaatcatgggcttctaaaatttaaaataaataaataaagttaacatAATTTACTCtagaaatgttttatttttggatttggtgcatcaatgttcaaaatttagctacaatatatcattttaattgtttagtATTTAAATGAACTAATTGAATCAAGATACCACCAAAGTGGCGTCTCTTGTGTAGATTgttcataaaaaatgttaacgTGTGTGATTATTTATATGAGTGGTGATTGACCCAAAGGAAAGTTATCATTTAACTAATTTACATACACACCTGTTATGTTAAACGTATGATAATTATGAGGTTTTGCATGTGAATGATAAATCACATCAAAAGATGAGTTTACTATTTGATATGCTTTTATTATCAATGTTTGAACATTACAACAAGGATTTCACTAGCAATTAATATCACTGTCCAAAGACTTGATATTAACGGTGTACTGGATATCTTGAGATGGGTTATACCATTATTTAAATGCATTGAAGACTGTTCTATGAGCttattgtattatttgttttgatctttCATGGTATTGCTTCTATATCTGCTAATCTGAATTCAGTTCCAAATCCTAATGGTACAAATTTTAAGGACTGGAAAGAGAACATGCAAATTGTTCTTGGTTGCATGGATCTAGACCTTGCATTAAGGATTGAGAAACCCACTTCTCCTACGGATTCCAGTACCTATGAACAGAGGAAACTTCATGATAAGTGGGATCACTCAAATCGCATGAGTCTTAAGATCATTAGGCGTGACATTCCTAAGGTCTTTAGGGGTACTGTTTAAGATGATATAACTAGTGTCAAAGAATTCCTTGCTGAAATTGAAAAGCGTTTTGCAAAAAGCGATAAGGCAAAAACAAGTACTCTTCTTTAGAACTTAATTTCCATGAAGTATCAAGGCAGAGGAAATGTCAGGGGATACATTATGGGAATGTCAAATATTGCTTCAAAATTAAGGGCACTAAAGCTTGAGCTATCAAAAGACTTGCTTATTCATTTAGTGCTAATTTTTCTACCTTCACAGTTTAGTCATTTTAAGATCTCTTATAACTGTCAAAAGGAGAAATGATCTCTTAATGAGCTCATTTCATACTGTGTGCAAGAAGAGGAAAGGTTGAAGCAAGAAAGGACTGAAACTGCTCATGTTATAAGTACCTCTAAAGACAAgggcaaaagaaaaaagaactgAGGAGCCCAAGAATGAAGCTGCTAAGGTCcaacacaaaagaaacaaaattaaggTGACAATTGTTTCTTTTGCAGTAAGCTTCGACATGTAAAGAAGAAATGTACCAAATATCATGATTGACATGTAAAGAAAGGTATGTTTCTTACTTTGGTTTGTTCTGAGGTCAATTTAGCTTCAGTACCTAGAAACACTTGGTGGTTAGATTCTGGTGCCACTACTAACATCAGTGTTTCAATGCAAGGTTGCCTAAGCTACCGGAAGCTAATAGATTCTGAAAGATGGATATATGGTGGATATGGTAAATCGGTAGAGGTGGAAGCTATAAGgcattttagattattattatgtattggtttttatttggatttgaaaGACACTTTTGTTGTACCTTCATTTAGACAAGATTTGGTTTCAGTTTCTTATTTGGACAAATTGGGTTATTTGTGTTcatttggaaacaatgtgtttagGTTGCCTTTTAATTCGGATATTGTTGGAACTGGTTCACTCTTGGTTTATGATAATCTATATTTACTTTATATTGTAGCTTCCTATGGTGAATCCTTTAATGCAAAATTACGTGGTACTAAGCGTAGAATTGATAATACAAACTCAGGAGCATTATGGCATAAGtgcttaggtcacatttctaagaacaaaattaaacGACTTATGTCAAACAGAATCTTGGATTCCATTGATTTCACAAgctttgatgtttgtgttgaatGCATTAAAGGTAAATAgaccaaaagaaagaaattgggTGCATATAGAGCTACAAACGTCTTGGAATTGATACATACGGACATTTGTGGGCCATTTCATACACCTTCATGGAATGGTCAACAATATTTTACATCACTCATAGACGATTACTCCAGATATGCATATATGCTTCTTATACATGAAAAGTCACAATCTCTAGATGTGttcaaaacatttaaagttgaagttgaaaatcaacTCAATAAAAGAATCATGAGTGTCAGATCTGACCATAGTGATGAATTATATGGCAGATATGACAGTTCAGGTGAACATCGTCCGAGGCCTTTTGCCAGCTACTTAGAGGAATATGGAATCGTCCCACAATACACCATGTCGGGGTCACTTGGCATGAACAGTGTGACTGAAAGACGAAACATAACTCTTAAGGATATGATAAGAAGCATGATTTGTCATTCTAACTTACCAGAGTCACTCTAGGGAGAGACACTAAAGATTGCAGCTTACATTCTAAATAGAATGTCAACCAAGGCAGTTGCCAAAACACCTTATGAGCTTTGGGTTGGGCGAAAGCCTAGTCTGAAACATTTTCATGTATAGGGATGTCCAGCTGAGGCAAGGCCTTATAAGTcaaatgaaaggaaattggACTCCTGAACAGTGAACAACTACTTTATTGGTTATTCTAAAAGATCCAGGggctataaattttatgatcccaaattaaagacaatttttgagACGAGAATTGCCACATTCTTTTAGGATATTGagtttggggggggggggagaataAGGTTAGAGACTTTGTCTTAGAGGAAGAATCAGTAACAATTCCAGAACCGATTCATACAGTTGTTTTTGATAAAGCAAATTCAAAACCTCTACaagatattattattgaatcTCTCACTCAAGATAATTTGGTCATTCATGAAGAACAAACTCAAGATCCTCAAGAACCTATGCTTCATGAGCCAGTACCTTTGTTGAGATCTACAAGAGAAAGGAGAAGTGTTATTCCAGATGATTATGTGGTATTTCTCCAGGAACACGAGAAAAATTATGGTATGATGGAAGATGACCCAGTCATGATGCAAGACAACAAGATTTGGGAACTTGTCCCATTGACAGAAGATGTGAAACCCATTGGTTGCAAATGGATATTTAAGACCAAGCAGGATTCCAAAGGTAATGTGGAGAGGTATAAGGCTCGTCTTCTGGCAAAGGGCTATACCCAAAAGGAAGGGATTGACTTTAAAGAGACTTTCTCTCCAGTTTCTTCGAAAGACTCTTTTAGGATAATCGTGGCTCTTGTTGCACATTATGATTTAGAgcttcatcaaatggatgtcaagacgACATTTCTCAATGGCCACATTGATGAGACAATTTGTATGGTGCAATTAGAAAACTTTGTGTCAGGAGACCCAAAGAATATGGTTTGCAAATTGACAAAATCCATTTACGGGCTAAAACAGGCATCTCGTCAATGGTACCATAAATTTCATCAAGTAATTCTTTCATTTGGTTTCGAGAtgaatcttgttgatgattgtgTGTATCAGAAATTCAGTGGAAGCAAGTACATTTTCCTGgtcttatatgttgatgacatactGCTTGTCACTAATGATATAGGCATGTTGCACGAAACCAAGAAATTTCTATCaagaaactttgaaatgaaagatcttGGTGACGCCTCATTTGTATTAGGAATTCAGATACACTGAGATCGATCTCAGGGTATTCTAGGATTATCACAAAGGAGCTATATCGAAAAGGTACTTAAAAGGTTTGGCATGCAGGAATGTAAATCCAGGGATACTCTAGTTGCTAAGGGAGACAAGTTCAGTCTCAAACAAAGCCCAAAAGgaaatttggaaattcaaaaAATGCAGAAGATTCCCTATGCATCAACTATAGGGAGTTTGATGTATGCCCAAGTATGTACGCGTCCGGATATAGCATACATAGTTGGGGTATTAGGTAGATATTTAAGCAATCCAGGAATTGATCATTGGAAAATAGCCAAAAAAGTTATGAGGTATTTGAAGAGAACAAAGTATTATATGCTTACATACAAAAGGTCATATCAGTTGGAGATCACTGGGTATTCTGACTCGGATTTTGCAGGATGCCTAGATAGTTTGAGATCCActtcaggttacattttatgTTAGCTAGTGGTGCGATTTCTTGGCGTAGTGCCAAGCAAACCCTTACTACTTCATCCACTATGGCGACAGAATTTGTGGCATGCTATGAGACATTAAATCATGGAATATGGTTGAGAAATTTTGTCACAGGGCTGCAAATTTTGGAAGAAATTGAAAGACCACTTAATTTATATTGTGACAACAAATCAGTTGTATTGTATTCTAACAACAATAGGAGCTCGATCAAGTCAAATCATATTGACATCAAGTTCCTAGTTGTTAAGGAAAGGGTACAGAGTGGACAAATTTCCATAGAACATTTAGGGACAAACTCCATGATAGCAGATCCTCTTACTAAGGGATTTCCACCCAAGGTCTTTCATGAGCATGTTGCTCACATGGGTGTTTTACAATTCGAGGAATCTTTGGTTTAGTGGGAGTTAGtcacttttatgtattttatgttctatATATGTTAGATTTTATGTATGCATACATTGACTTTTAGATATATttggttatatatatgttttattattctGTTATTACACTTTGTACGTTAAGGTTATTAGATGATCTCATTGAGGTAAAGTAGGACCAGTTGAAAATAGACGTGTACAGACCATCTTCACGTAATTTTCATGCTACACATTTCATGATGAGTCTATGTCATTTGATTCTGTCAGCATTAGTGATCATTGATGGGTTTAGTTGTGATTGATACCATGAAAACTGCTTTGGTTCTATGTGTGGATGTAATCAATGGACAAGATTTTTGGAATATGCTCAAGGCATGTAATGACAGATTTTGAGCTCATAAAGTTTAACACATTTATAAGGATtgtaaggatatatatatatatatatatatatattacataattgaatgagttagggccattattttatttgccaaaatattaaagtggtctaatcaatatataaaattatgtctAAGGGCATATATGTTATGAAAGGCTAACTGTGTAGATATCAGtagtgatattataatttgacgaggggctaaattataattatcaaatttggggTAACCAATGACAGTTACCAATACAAGAGGTTATGGTCCCCATTTGTAGAGAGAAGTGACAAGAACATACAGCTtgatttccttttctctttatccCCATCAGAAGAGAAATTTTCAGAGAAGAACATAAAGCTCTCTACATTTGGAAGATCATAAAACTAATCTTGATCCTCATCAACCTTTCATCATTCCATTATGGCTAATTCACATACGCTTCGCATTTagttttcatcatgattttgagtatgggCACAATGGTGTTGAAAACTGATAATTTGGCAATCTcacaaggaagaagaagaaggaaagaaagatagCTTTTCTTGTACAGATTCAAAGAAATCAGATTACTATTCTCATACTcagtttttctgtttttttta is a window from the Glycine max cultivar Williams 82 chromosome 2, Glycine_max_v4.0, whole genome shotgun sequence genome containing:
- the LOC121174205 gene encoding secreted RxLR effector protein 161-like; translated protein: MEGGLKLSKFDEGEKVDSTVFKSLVGSLRYLTNTRPDILYAVGVVCRFTEAPTSPHLKAAKRILRYLKGTIDFGLFYSPSNNYKLVGFCDSDFAGDVDDRKSTTGFVFFMGDCVFTWSSKKQGIVTLSTCEAEYVAATSCTCHAIWLRRLLEELQLLQKESTKIYVDNRSAQELAKNPVFHERSKHIDTRYHFIRECITKKEVELTHVKTQDQVADIFTKPLKFEDFQRLRARLGVKNFSIKGGC